The following proteins are co-located in the Pedobacter sp. FW305-3-2-15-E-R2A2 genome:
- a CDS encoding YfhO family protein, whose translation MKNWLQRNYLHLLILFLFLAISLIYLSPVLQDKVLYQGDVIEAQAMSKEIMEVKAETGKGPLWTNSMFGGMPAFQIWVQYPSNVSSYVVNFFKTVFPNPVDTVFLYLAGAYLLFCVLGLRPWLAAGAAIAFAFSSFNFILIQAGHANQAFAIAFFAPILAGIILTLRGKHLLGASLTALFLAIEIRANHIQMTYYLFIAILILVGFELYHAIQSKTTQSFFKSISYLAAAAIIAIGVNAGTLWTTYEYGKESIRGKANLSKADQPIQDGLDKEYAYYWSQGVGEMITFLIPDAYGGSTSTQIPVKGSEVVNTLIKNGQPQDRAEDFVKQLPSYWGEKSTTSGPWYIGAIVCFLGVFGLFMLNDKMKWWVLSASFLFMFLSFGKHFPLISDLFFDYVPLYNKFRSVEFTLIIPCLLIPILGFLALKKATEGEEELQKTQKNLLKSIYIVAGFLILFLLIPTLFFSFTSSAHPQLLQKLNEVTGSPAFADEIGNALIKDRISVARADAFRSLAFILIAAGLIWLILKKKISQQIGFMVLTLVILIDVWGIDKRYLNDRSFIDADLMASHFEPRSVDKLIKTDKSLDYRVFDLSRGNPLGDATPSIFHKSIAGRHSARLQRYQEMLDRQFNKTINEPILDMLNTKYLIVPDTARGISEKAIQRPTASGNAWFVPQVNFVKNAEEEMNAISSFDPKKDAFIHQEFQPQVDQQKPGFDPQSEIKLISYHPDNLVYRYHSNKAAMAVFAEIWYSKGWKAYVDQQEIPYFRANYILRAAVLPAGKHELVFKFEPKSYYWGERISLLASILLVGSLIAALILSIIRKKPIA comes from the coding sequence ATGAAAAACTGGCTACAAAGAAACTACCTTCACCTGCTCATCCTTTTCCTTTTTCTCGCCATCAGTTTGATCTACCTCAGCCCTGTACTACAAGACAAGGTCCTTTATCAGGGAGATGTGATAGAAGCACAAGCGATGTCAAAAGAGATTATGGAGGTAAAAGCCGAGACGGGTAAAGGACCATTGTGGACAAACTCCATGTTTGGCGGAATGCCAGCTTTCCAGATCTGGGTGCAATACCCCTCTAATGTCAGCAGTTATGTCGTTAACTTTTTCAAAACCGTTTTTCCAAATCCGGTAGACACTGTTTTTTTATATTTAGCAGGTGCTTATCTCCTGTTTTGTGTTTTAGGTCTGAGGCCCTGGCTGGCCGCAGGGGCGGCGATTGCCTTTGCCTTCTCCTCTTTTAACTTTATTTTGATTCAGGCAGGCCACGCCAACCAGGCATTCGCCATTGCATTTTTCGCGCCTATCCTTGCCGGAATCATCCTTACATTAAGAGGGAAACACCTGCTTGGTGCATCCCTGACGGCCCTTTTCCTGGCCATAGAAATCAGGGCGAACCACATCCAGATGACTTACTATCTGTTCATTGCCATATTGATCCTGGTTGGCTTCGAACTTTATCATGCCATTCAGTCAAAAACTACACAAAGCTTTTTCAAATCCATTTCTTATCTGGCAGCCGCAGCAATTATTGCCATTGGGGTAAATGCCGGAACCTTATGGACCACCTACGAATACGGAAAAGAATCTATTCGTGGAAAAGCCAACCTCAGCAAAGCCGATCAGCCCATACAAGATGGCCTTGATAAAGAATATGCCTATTACTGGAGTCAGGGTGTAGGTGAAATGATCACTTTTCTGATTCCTGATGCTTACGGGGGTTCGACCTCCACGCAGATTCCAGTTAAAGGATCTGAAGTGGTCAACACCCTGATAAAAAACGGACAACCACAAGATCGCGCAGAAGATTTTGTCAAGCAATTACCCAGCTATTGGGGAGAGAAATCTACCACTTCCGGACCATGGTACATTGGGGCTATCGTTTGCTTTCTAGGTGTTTTTGGTCTGTTTATGCTGAACGATAAAATGAAATGGTGGGTTTTATCCGCTTCATTCCTGTTTATGTTTTTATCTTTTGGAAAGCACTTTCCACTGATTTCCGATCTTTTCTTCGACTACGTTCCACTCTACAATAAGTTCCGATCGGTGGAGTTTACCCTGATCATTCCCTGCCTGCTGATCCCTATTCTGGGTTTCCTGGCCTTAAAGAAAGCCACTGAGGGGGAAGAAGAACTGCAAAAGACACAAAAAAACCTATTGAAATCTATCTATATCGTGGCCGGCTTTTTAATATTGTTTCTGCTCATCCCTACCTTGTTTTTCAGCTTTACTTCTTCTGCTCACCCACAGCTCTTACAAAAGCTCAATGAGGTTACGGGAAGTCCGGCCTTTGCAGATGAAATAGGTAATGCACTGATCAAAGACCGCATTTCAGTAGCCAGAGCCGATGCTTTCAGGTCCCTTGCTTTCATATTGATCGCGGCAGGATTAATCTGGTTAATTTTAAAAAAGAAAATCAGTCAGCAGATCGGATTTATGGTCCTTACCCTCGTCATCCTGATCGATGTCTGGGGAATTGACAAAAGATACCTGAACGACCGTAGTTTCATCGATGCAGACCTGATGGCTTCCCACTTTGAACCGAGATCGGTAGACAAACTGATCAAAACAGATAAGAGTTTAGATTACCGGGTATTTGACCTTTCCCGTGGCAATCCGCTTGGCGATGCGACCCCTTCCATTTTTCATAAATCCATTGCCGGCCGTCATTCTGCCAGGCTTCAGCGGTACCAGGAAATGCTGGACCGGCAATTTAATAAAACCATAAATGAGCCGATCCTCGATATGCTCAACACCAAATACCTGATTGTTCCAGACACGGCAAGAGGCATCTCAGAAAAGGCAATCCAAAGGCCCACTGCCAGTGGAAATGCCTGGTTTGTTCCTCAGGTAAATTTCGTCAAAAATGCAGAGGAGGAAATGAATGCGATCAGCAGCTTCGACCCTAAAAAAGATGCTTTTATTCATCAGGAGTTTCAACCGCAGGTCGACCAGCAAAAACCTGGTTTTGATCCACAATCCGAAATTAAGCTGATCAGTTACCATCCGGACAATTTGGTGTACCGTTATCACTCCAACAAAGCGGCGATGGCGGTCTTTGCTGAAATATGGTATAGCAAAGGCTGGAAGGCTTATGTGGACCAGCAGGAAATCCCCTACTTTAGAGCGAATTATATTTTAAGAGCAGCGGTATTGCCTGCAGGAAAGCATGAACTGGTCTTTAAATTCGAACCAAAATCTTACTATTGGGGAGAGCGAATTTCCTTGCTTGCCTCCATCCTGTTGGTCGGCTCGTTAATTGCAGCACTCATACTTAGTATCATCAGGAAAAAACCAATAGCTTAG
- a CDS encoding helix-turn-helix domain-containing protein, translating into MKHISILVPETAVIESIADPGYLFRMVNEFLESSGKPALFQVQLVGLSKETRLNNSLFSVHADKLIAEVKKTDLIFIPALSGHMKTALELNKDFLPWITDHYHKGAEVASLCIGAFLLASTGLLKGKQCSTHWLHATEFREMFPDVTLVDGSIITEEQRIYSSGGANSYWNLLLYLVEKYTDRDTAILASKFFAIDIDRESQAAFMMFQGQKDHEDIEIKKVQEFIESNYQDKITVDQLAGMSALGRRSFERRFSKATNNTVVEYIQRVKIEAAKRSFESSRKNITEVMFDVGYTDTKAFRDVFKKITGLTPIEYRNKYNKQAVTA; encoded by the coding sequence ATGAAACATATTTCAATCCTGGTTCCTGAAACAGCGGTTATCGAATCTATTGCTGATCCCGGCTATCTCTTCAGAATGGTGAATGAGTTTCTGGAATCTTCGGGAAAACCTGCCTTATTTCAGGTACAGCTGGTGGGCTTATCAAAAGAAACCAGATTGAACAACAGCCTATTTTCTGTCCATGCGGATAAATTAATTGCGGAAGTAAAAAAAACGGACCTGATCTTTATCCCTGCCTTGAGTGGACATATGAAAACGGCTCTGGAACTAAACAAAGACTTCCTGCCATGGATCACTGACCATTATCATAAAGGAGCTGAAGTCGCTTCCCTGTGTATTGGTGCTTTCCTGCTCGCTTCCACAGGTTTGCTGAAAGGGAAGCAGTGCTCTACCCATTGGCTTCATGCAACGGAGTTCCGGGAAATGTTTCCTGATGTCACCCTCGTTGATGGCAGCATCATTACCGAAGAACAACGAATCTACTCCAGTGGCGGCGCCAATTCCTATTGGAATTTACTGCTCTATCTGGTAGAGAAATATACCGACCGCGATACTGCAATTCTGGCTTCCAAGTTTTTCGCCATTGATATTGACAGGGAAAGTCAGGCTGCATTTATGATGTTCCAGGGTCAGAAAGACCATGAAGACATCGAGATTAAAAAGGTTCAGGAATTTATAGAAAGTAATTATCAGGATAAAATTACGGTAGACCAGCTGGCCGGTATGTCTGCTCTGGGCAGAAGAAGCTTTGAACGTAGATTCAGCAAAGCCACCAACAATACCGTAGTGGAATACATCCAGAGGGTGAAAATTGAAGCGGCAAAAAGAAGCTTTGAAAGCAGCAGAAAGAACATTACCGAAGTGATGTTCGATGTCGGATATACAGACACAAAAGCCTTCCGGGATGTATTTAAAAAGATTACCGGATTAACCCCGATAGAGTACAGGAACAAGTATAACAAACAAGCGGTAACGGCTTAA
- a CDS encoding META domain-containing protein has protein sequence MLKSIITKRGILSLLIVLGSISSTMAAEVIRLMVKEDRASCTGVAPMNCLQVKYKNSKNWELFYSEIQGFKHQEGYRYTLSVIRTKRKNVPADASIYTYKLKKVIKKQKIAVNPAGKDPLVAVANQKWTLVNMNGKAVEGGRIHLSLDPKGNKFSGSGGCNGIFGGFSYDQKSKLITMGNVASTLMACPDEKVNKLEHEFTATLNTKTFRVASNGNTMIFYKGGVKALEFSNGKGETNNGSNDIWKFIGSNKWRLIQMNGETQTESPVTINFNLEDKRFNGNSGCNNYVGTYEAGSKTIAFGPAASTRRACLDQKLSALENKFLSILGTKDFSFDVADQTLNLYQNNHLVLMFGLTK, from the coding sequence ATGTTAAAAAGTATCATTACAAAAAGGGGAATTTTGTCCTTATTAATCGTTCTCGGAAGTATTTCCAGCACAATGGCTGCTGAAGTTATCAGACTGATGGTAAAGGAAGATAGGGCTTCCTGCACGGGAGTTGCTCCAATGAATTGTCTGCAGGTAAAATATAAGAATAGTAAAAACTGGGAGTTGTTTTATAGCGAAATCCAAGGTTTCAAACATCAGGAAGGTTACCGTTATACGCTTTCTGTAATTCGTACTAAAAGAAAGAATGTACCTGCCGATGCTTCTATTTATACCTACAAATTAAAAAAGGTGATCAAAAAGCAGAAAATAGCTGTTAATCCTGCTGGAAAAGATCCGCTTGTGGCAGTAGCAAATCAAAAATGGACTTTGGTGAATATGAATGGAAAAGCGGTAGAAGGGGGTAGAATTCACCTGAGCTTAGATCCTAAAGGAAATAAGTTTTCCGGTTCAGGAGGATGTAACGGCATCTTTGGTGGTTTCAGTTATGACCAGAAAAGTAAGCTGATTACGATGGGAAATGTAGCTTCGACATTAATGGCTTGTCCGGATGAAAAAGTGAACAAACTGGAGCATGAATTTACAGCAACATTAAACACTAAAACTTTCAGAGTAGCTAGTAACGGCAATACCATGATTTTCTATAAAGGCGGGGTAAAAGCTTTAGAATTCAGTAACGGAAAAGGGGAGACAAATAACGGTTCCAATGACATCTGGAAATTTATTGGAAGCAATAAATGGAGATTGATTCAAATGAATGGAGAGACGCAGACGGAATCACCGGTAACCATCAATTTCAACCTTGAGGATAAACGTTTCAATGGGAACTCTGGTTGCAACAATTACGTTGGTACTTACGAAGCTGGAAGCAAGACCATTGCTTTCGGTCCGGCAGCAAGTACCCGTCGTGCCTGCTTAGATCAAAAACTAAGTGCTTTAGAAAATAAGTTCCTGAGCATATTGGGGACTAAAGATTTCAGCTTCGATGTGGCTGATCAGACTTTAAACCTTTATCAGAACAATCACCTGGTATTGATGTTCGGACTGACCAAATAA
- a CDS encoding nitrilase family protein, which produces MMKTLKIATAQFENRSGDKAYNLERINELSARAAASGADVISFHECSITGYTFARNLSKAQMLEQAEYIPNGPSIQKLKEIAAEHQIVVLAGLFEKDSNDDLFKAYVAVDQNGLIAKYRKLHPFINPHLKPGNEYVIFDLFGWKCSILICYDNNIIENVRATTLMGAQVIFMPHVTMCTPSTRPGAGFVAPELWENRANDPTSVRAEFDGLKGRAWLMKWLPARAYDNAIYAIFSNPIGMDDDQLKNGCAMIIDPYGDVIAECRELGNDIAIASITPDKLEKAGGSRYKNARRPDLYRDIIGQEHESNQQVTWMTKA; this is translated from the coding sequence ATGATGAAAACACTGAAAATTGCAACCGCACAATTTGAAAACCGCAGCGGCGATAAAGCATATAACCTGGAACGCATCAATGAACTCTCTGCCCGTGCAGCAGCCTCCGGAGCGGATGTCATCTCTTTTCATGAGTGCAGCATTACCGGATATACCTTCGCCAGAAACCTCAGCAAAGCACAAATGCTGGAACAGGCAGAATATATCCCCAATGGCCCCTCTATTCAGAAATTAAAAGAAATTGCTGCTGAACATCAAATTGTAGTGTTGGCAGGATTATTTGAAAAGGACAGCAATGATGATCTTTTTAAGGCTTATGTAGCGGTGGACCAGAATGGACTCATCGCCAAATACAGAAAACTGCATCCCTTTATTAACCCGCACCTGAAGCCTGGAAATGAATATGTCATCTTTGATCTTTTCGGATGGAAATGTAGTATACTGATCTGTTATGACAACAACATTATTGAAAATGTCAGGGCAACGACCTTAATGGGTGCGCAGGTCATTTTCATGCCTCATGTCACCATGTGTACACCTTCTACCCGTCCGGGTGCAGGTTTTGTCGCACCTGAATTATGGGAAAACAGGGCAAACGATCCCACTTCAGTCCGTGCAGAATTTGATGGCCTGAAAGGCAGGGCATGGCTAATGAAATGGCTTCCTGCAAGGGCTTACGACAATGCAATTTACGCCATCTTCTCCAACCCGATAGGAATGGACGATGATCAGCTTAAGAACGGCTGTGCCATGATTATTGATCCTTACGGTGATGTAATTGCAGAATGCCGTGAGCTGGGCAACGACATTGCAATCGCCTCAATTACGCCGGATAAACTGGAGAAAGCCGGTGGATCCCGTTATAAAAATGCCCGCAGGCCCGACTTATACCGGGACATCATCGGGCAGGAACATGAGTCGAACCAGCAAGTGACCTGGATGACCAAAGCCTGA
- a CDS encoding ABC transporter permease, which yields MFRINLKIALRNLWRSKGFTLINIGGLAVGLACALMLLLYVAYEWSYDKQFADVDRTYFTRLNLKINGKLNTTRATPNKLAATALQTIPGIENAARIAMGTPDKLFSHKENNFKLKGLTVDPSFLKIFDYQFIYGDANSALKDPNSILLTSSTAKRLFGNENPIGQSVMWDNRKPLKVAAVIKDLPKNQSIQFDILQTWALFEQENPSEKENGWGTITCITIIKLKDKQTFAAADAAVRKLIYSKEKDTDLEAFLFPYSKHHLYDEFENGKVTGGRIDQVKLFAFLAFCVLLIASINYMNLSTARSEKRAREVGIRKAMGSSRFNLMGQFILESLLLSFVAMLLAFVLLEISLPYFNNLLDIQIQINYYSYLFWATLVAMVSITGLLAGSYPAFYLSSFSPTKVLKGFKGKGGSSMSIRKVLVIVQFSLSVCMIICAIVIYTQIQFMKNKPLGFERDSLAQLDIEGEWSKPGKLELFKAELKKAGAIVSATEFASAFTEGGSITGGISWPGKAVNDNSVIDYRSTGYEFTNTIGSALVAGRDFSPEFVADTSTSVMVNEQAVKTMGLKNPVGTKITWGDNPPLTIIGVVKDYSNEAIGRKSKPTLFYFNPAKSRILLLRLNPSQPLNKSAQLIRAISNRMNPAYPAELKFISQGMEEQLRNEKLLSALSNIFGGFAILISCLGLLGLALYMAEQRNKEISIRKVLGADLKNILILLNKDFIKLVIFSNMIAFPLAYIFAKNWLSKYDYKIDIAIWPFLIAGLISLFISVLTVSLQTFKVAKANAIDALKYE from the coding sequence ATGTTCAGGATAAACTTAAAAATTGCATTAAGAAACCTTTGGAGAAGTAAAGGATTTACCTTAATTAATATAGGCGGCCTAGCCGTTGGATTGGCCTGCGCCCTGATGTTATTGTTGTATGTGGCTTATGAATGGAGTTACGACAAACAGTTTGCGGATGTCGACAGAACTTATTTCACCAGGCTTAACCTAAAAATCAACGGAAAACTCAATACCACCAGAGCCACACCCAATAAACTTGCTGCTACTGCTTTACAGACCATCCCTGGCATTGAAAATGCCGCCAGGATTGCAATGGGAACACCAGACAAGCTCTTTAGCCATAAGGAAAACAATTTCAAACTGAAAGGGCTTACCGTTGATCCTTCCTTTTTGAAAATATTTGATTACCAGTTCATTTATGGAGATGCCAATTCAGCTTTGAAAGATCCCAATTCCATACTCCTGACCTCCTCAACTGCAAAAAGACTTTTTGGAAATGAGAACCCTATCGGACAAAGCGTGATGTGGGATAACCGTAAACCATTAAAAGTTGCAGCAGTCATAAAAGACCTTCCAAAAAATCAAAGTATTCAGTTTGACATTCTGCAAACCTGGGCCCTTTTCGAACAGGAAAACCCTTCGGAAAAAGAAAATGGCTGGGGAACCATCACCTGCATAACCATTATCAAACTAAAGGACAAACAGACTTTTGCCGCTGCAGATGCAGCAGTAAGAAAGCTGATTTACTCAAAAGAGAAAGATACTGACCTTGAAGCCTTTCTCTTTCCTTATTCCAAACATCATCTTTACGATGAATTTGAGAATGGAAAAGTAACCGGCGGAAGAATAGATCAGGTTAAGCTCTTCGCTTTTCTTGCCTTTTGCGTCTTGCTGATTGCCAGCATCAATTACATGAACCTCTCTACTGCCCGTTCTGAAAAACGCGCCAGGGAAGTAGGTATCCGCAAAGCGATGGGCTCTTCAAGGTTCAACCTGATGGGACAATTTATCTTGGAATCCCTGCTGTTGTCCTTTGTAGCGATGTTGCTCGCTTTTGTACTTTTAGAAATTTCTCTTCCTTATTTCAACAACCTGCTCGACATACAGATTCAGATCAATTACTATTCTTATTTGTTCTGGGCCACACTGGTCGCCATGGTTTCGATCACCGGGCTGCTGGCTGGCAGCTATCCTGCTTTCTATTTATCCTCTTTCAGTCCGACAAAAGTTTTGAAGGGTTTTAAAGGTAAGGGTGGATCATCTATGTCTATACGAAAAGTCCTTGTGATCGTACAATTTAGCCTTTCGGTCTGCATGATCATCTGTGCAATCGTAATTTATACCCAGATTCAGTTCATGAAAAACAAACCTCTGGGGTTTGAACGCGATAGCCTCGCACAACTGGATATCGAAGGAGAATGGTCCAAACCGGGGAAACTGGAACTTTTTAAAGCTGAATTAAAGAAAGCTGGCGCGATTGTATCTGCAACCGAATTCGCCTCTGCTTTTACGGAGGGGGGAAGCATCACCGGAGGAATCAGCTGGCCTGGAAAAGCGGTGAACGACAATTCGGTCATCGATTACAGAAGTACAGGTTACGAATTTACCAATACCATAGGCAGCGCGCTCGTTGCGGGCAGGGATTTCAGCCCTGAATTTGTGGCAGACACCTCGACCTCTGTGATGGTCAATGAACAGGCCGTAAAGACAATGGGACTTAAAAATCCGGTTGGCACAAAGATTACCTGGGGAGACAACCCACCCCTAACCATCATTGGCGTGGTAAAAGATTATTCCAACGAAGCAATTGGACGGAAATCAAAGCCAACCTTATTTTATTTTAACCCTGCAAAAAGCCGGATATTGTTGTTGAGACTGAATCCTTCGCAGCCCCTGAATAAATCTGCACAGCTCATCAGGGCCATCAGCAACCGCATGAACCCGGCATACCCGGCAGAACTAAAATTCATTAGTCAGGGGATGGAAGAACAACTCAGAAACGAGAAACTACTCAGCGCCTTATCTAATATTTTCGGTGGCTTTGCCATCCTGATCTCCTGCCTTGGGTTGTTAGGTCTCGCTTTATATATGGCCGAACAGCGAAACAAGGAAATCAGCATCAGAAAAGTACTTGGTGCAGATTTGAAAAACATACTGATCCTGCTGAATAAGGACTTTATTAAGCTCGTGATCTTCTCTAATATGATCGCTTTTCCCCTGGCCTATATCTTTGCAAAAAACTGGCTCAGTAAATACGATTACAAAATAGACATCGCCATTTGGCCCTTCCTCATTGCAGGACTGATCTCTCTTTTTATTTCGGTATTAACCGTGAGTTTACAAACCTTTAAAGTTGCAAAAGCCAATGCGATAGATGCTTTAAAATATGAATAG
- a CDS encoding VOC family protein, which produces MMTSINSYLTFAGNCREAMTFYQSCLGGELSFQTIGASPLSEKMPEKMKGYILHATLTNGLIRIMASDMVGSEGLLKGNAVSLMLNCSTEAEVRSCYERLAAGGTATHPLENSFWGALFGDLKDKYGNNWLLHFDKNQQ; this is translated from the coding sequence ATGATGACATCTATCAACTCCTACCTCACTTTTGCCGGCAACTGCAGGGAGGCGATGACTTTCTACCAGTCCTGTCTCGGGGGAGAACTGAGCTTTCAAACCATTGGCGCATCACCGTTATCGGAAAAAATGCCGGAAAAGATGAAAGGGTATATTTTACATGCGACACTGACCAATGGACTGATCAGGATTATGGCTTCGGATATGGTCGGTAGCGAAGGACTGCTGAAGGGGAATGCCGTTTCCCTGATGCTCAATTGCAGTACGGAAGCCGAAGTTCGCAGCTGTTACGAACGTCTGGCAGCAGGGGGGACAGCAACCCATCCTTTGGAAAATAGTTTCTGGGGAGCTTTGTTTGGCGACCTGAAGGATAAATATGGAAACAACTGGTTGTTACATTTCGATAAAAACCAACAATAG
- a CDS encoding helix-turn-helix transcriptional regulator, with translation MQIFPSPHLSNMIKHFLIIESDHRELMEHHFFPDGNSGMVFHYGDPFVQHPGSFIYGQVSKFRRMQSGGKIGMLVVVFQPHGSHLLLGIPANELSDEICTLSDFWGAEASVLEDQVLNAADNSKRIEILENFLTKKLSTCLDADPVIRQSLELIYTHHGLTPIHELNNRLQVSERQLERKFKENIGISPKNFSNIIRLQFFLKLFRTKSPEKSLTEIGYESGYYDQAHLIREFRKSVGLSPGQYIFKTNRLAVNLVQLPPLL, from the coding sequence ATGCAGATCTTCCCCTCCCCTCATCTTTCCAATATGATCAAACATTTTCTCATTATCGAAAGTGATCATCGGGAGCTGATGGAGCATCATTTTTTTCCAGATGGCAATTCGGGAATGGTTTTTCATTATGGAGATCCCTTTGTTCAGCATCCCGGGAGCTTTATCTACGGGCAGGTGAGCAAATTCAGGCGCATGCAATCGGGGGGTAAAATCGGAATGCTGGTGGTCGTCTTTCAGCCTCATGGAAGCCACCTGCTGCTGGGAATTCCCGCCAATGAGCTTAGCGACGAAATCTGCACTTTATCCGATTTCTGGGGCGCTGAAGCCTCCGTTTTAGAAGATCAGGTTCTGAATGCAGCCGATAATTCGAAGCGGATTGAAATCCTGGAAAACTTTCTGACCAAAAAATTAAGCACCTGCCTGGACGCAGATCCTGTGATCCGCCAAAGTCTGGAACTGATTTATACCCATCACGGCTTAACCCCAATCCATGAACTGAATAACAGACTCCAGGTCAGTGAAAGGCAGCTGGAAAGAAAATTCAAAGAGAACATCGGAATTTCTCCTAAAAATTTCTCCAATATCATCCGGTTACAGTTCTTTTTAAAGCTGTTCCGAACGAAATCCCCGGAAAAAAGCCTGACAGAAATCGGCTATGAAAGTGGCTATTATGACCAGGCGCACCTCATCCGGGAGTTCCGGAAAAGTGTAGGCCTGAGCCCTGGTCAGTATATTTTTAAAACAAACCGCCTGGCGGTCAATCTCGTCCAGCTCCCTCCGCTTTTATAA
- a CDS encoding dihydroxyacetone kinase subunit DhaK, with product MKFFINETDQIVNEAIEGLLTNPKLARLDSFPEVRVVIRKDWDKSKVAIISGGGSGHEPAHAGFVGKGMLTAAVCGDIFASPTVDAVLSAILAATGPKGCLLIIKNYTGDRLNFGLAAEQARALGYEVKTVTVDDDIALGKEVKKRGLAGTLFVHKIAGQLAEEGKSLEEIAAIAQQVIDQTASIGLSLTECQHLGQETTSRLNDEQVELGLGIHGEPGIEVIPYAKADQLMALAIEKLEANLSNENGRYAMIFNNMGSVSPIEMSLLVNSFRKTKLAAKIDYMIGPAALMSSINMSGFSVSVLLLSPEIEKALLAEAEPIAWQVQAFKKPAEIISPKLPETIPYEASSNDQVYQLINDVAQLLVSIEKEINGLDAKVGDGDAGSTFALTGRRLLTVIDRLPLKDTGKLLLSIGRILAREAGGSSGVLLSILFTAAGTAYTKSPELGKSLLEGLQKVKDYGGAQTGDRTMIDALQPAFESLANGETINLVAQHARKGAEHTKTIINTKFGRSSYLSEEVLRNVPDPGAEVIARIFEKMASGK from the coding sequence ATGAAATTCTTCATTAATGAAACTGATCAGATTGTAAACGAAGCGATAGAAGGATTATTAACCAATCCTAAATTAGCCAGACTTGACTCCTTCCCTGAAGTAAGGGTAGTCATCCGCAAAGACTGGGATAAATCAAAAGTGGCCATCATCTCTGGTGGTGGCTCAGGGCACGAACCTGCACATGCAGGCTTTGTAGGAAAAGGAATGTTGACCGCAGCCGTATGCGGAGATATCTTTGCTTCCCCAACAGTAGATGCGGTATTGTCGGCGATCCTTGCAGCGACCGGACCGAAAGGCTGTTTGTTAATTATAAAAAACTATACCGGCGACCGCCTGAATTTCGGTCTGGCAGCAGAACAGGCCCGCGCTCTGGGATATGAAGTTAAAACCGTTACTGTAGATGACGATATTGCCTTAGGTAAAGAAGTAAAAAAAAGAGGCCTGGCAGGAACACTGTTCGTGCATAAGATTGCCGGACAGCTTGCTGAAGAAGGAAAATCACTGGAAGAAATCGCCGCCATTGCACAACAGGTGATTGACCAGACCGCCTCAATCGGCCTTTCATTAACAGAATGCCAACACTTAGGACAGGAAACCACCTCCCGCTTAAATGATGAGCAGGTAGAACTTGGATTGGGAATCCATGGCGAACCAGGGATTGAAGTGATCCCTTATGCCAAAGCAGATCAACTGATGGCCCTGGCTATAGAAAAACTCGAAGCAAATCTTTCCAATGAAAATGGCCGTTATGCCATGATCTTTAACAATATGGGAAGTGTAAGCCCTATTGAAATGAGCTTACTGGTCAACTCCTTCCGCAAAACAAAATTAGCCGCAAAAATAGATTACATGATTGGCCCCGCAGCCCTGATGTCTTCGATCAATATGAGTGGTTTCTCTGTATCTGTCTTATTACTGAGTCCGGAAATAGAAAAAGCCTTACTTGCTGAGGCGGAGCCTATCGCATGGCAAGTACAAGCCTTTAAAAAACCTGCCGAAATCATCAGCCCAAAACTTCCGGAAACCATTCCTTACGAAGCATCCTCCAATGATCAGGTCTATCAATTGATCAACGATGTGGCGCAACTACTCGTATCCATCGAAAAGGAAATCAACGGACTGGATGCTAAAGTTGGAGATGGCGATGCAGGATCGACCTTTGCCCTGACTGGAAGAAGACTACTAACAGTCATAGACCGCCTTCCTTTGAAGGATACCGGGAAATTACTGCTCAGCATTGGCCGGATTCTGGCACGAGAAGCCGGTGGCTCCAGCGGAGTCTTATTGTCTATCTTATTTACAGCTGCAGGAACTGCTTACACCAAATCTCCTGAACTGGGAAAATCACTATTGGAAGGATTACAAAAAGTAAAAGACTATGGTGGGGCACAAACCGGCGACCGGACCATGATAGACGCCTTACAACCTGCTTTTGAATCGCTTGCAAACGGAGAAACGATCAACCTTGTTGCCCAACATGCACGTAAAGGAGCAGAACACACCAAGACCATCATCAATACCAAATTCGGCCGTTCCTCTTATCTTTCTGAAGAAGTATTGAGAAATGTCCCGGATCCCGGAGCCGAAGTTATCGCCAGGATTTTTGAAAAGATGGCCTCAGGAAAGTAG